A DNA window from Impatiens glandulifera chromosome 7, dImpGla2.1, whole genome shotgun sequence contains the following coding sequences:
- the LOC124944629 gene encoding reticulon-like protein B1, giving the protein MADHEESLMEKISEKLHGHDSSSSDSDNDKPSSSLKSKVFRLFGREKPVHQVLGGGKPADVFLWRNKKISAGALGVATSIWVLFELLEYHLLTLICHGLIVALAGIFLWSNASTFINKSPPRIPEVSVPEKQILQFASALTQEINQAISTLREIASGRDLKKFIIIIAGLWVFSSLGSCCNFLTLAYIAFVLLHTLPVLYEKYEDQVDSLSEKATIELKKHYKVFDAKVLSKIPRGPMKGKKNA; this is encoded by the exons ATGGCAGATCACGAGGAGTCGTTGATGGAGAAGATAAGCGAGAAGCTTCACGGTCACGATTCATCATCCTCAGATTCAGACAACGATAAGCCATCATCGTCGTTGAAATCAAAGGTATTTCGTCTCTTTGGGAGGGAGAAGCCCGTTCATCAGGTCCTCGGCGGTGGAAAAC CTGCTGATGTGTTCTTGTGGAGGAACAAGAAGATATCTGCGGGAGCTTTGGGAGTGGCGACTTCCATATGGGTATTGTTTGAGTTGCTTGAGTACCATTTGCTGACCTTGATCTGTCATGGATTAATTGTGGCTCTGGCTGGGATATTCCTGTGGTCTAATGCAAGCACATTTATTAACAA GTCTCCACCTCGAATTCCAGAAGTTTCAGTTCCTGAGAAACAAATATTGCAATTTGCATCTGCTCTTACACAGGAGATAAACCAAGCAATTTCTACCCTGAGGGAAATTGCTTCAGGAAGAGACCTCAAGAAGTTCATCATT ATAATTGCTGGTTTATGGGTATTTTCATCTCTTGGGAGCTGTTGCAATTTTTTGACATTGGCCTACATAG CTTTTGTTCTGCTCCACACTTTGCCTGTGCTGTATGAGAAATACGAAGATCAGGTGGATTCCTTATCGGAGAAGGCGACGATTGAGCTCAAGAAACACTACAAAGTTTTCGATGCTAAGGTGTTAAGTAAGATTCCAAGGGGACCAATGAAAGGCAAGAAAAATGCGTGa
- the LOC124944628 gene encoding peroxisomal biogenesis factor 6-like: MEQKHIVMSAVGMGIGVGVGLGLASGQTLSKWVGSGSTPNSITPEKMQQEMFSLIVDGRESNVTFDSFPYYINGHTRILLTSAAYVHLKKSDFSKHTRNLAPASRTILLSGPTELYHQMLAKALSHYFESKLLLLDVNDFALKMQNKYGAFTKPSGLKRSISEVTLEKMSGLFGSISMLSSDQEGKSTFNRQNTSVDIGSRGSEAFSATRHRRNASTSSDLSDLGSSNTNPNTASLKRTNNSIFDEKLLVHTLYKILVSVSKKDPIVLYLRDVDKLVCRSQRLYNLFQKMLEKLSGPVLILGSRIQDSANEYREMDERITSIFPYNIEIKAPEDETHLVSWKTQLQEDMKMIQYQDNKNHIAEVLSANDLDCDDLGSICLADTMVLGNYIEEIVVSAISYHLMKNKDPHYRNGKLVISSDSLSHGLSIFQEGEFSGNDTLKLEAQQDEAGGVNPEPKNTPSEIKIETEVPVAVAAKDGDNSVSAAKVPDIPDNEFEKRIRPDVIPANEINVSFEDIGAMEEIKESLQELVMLPLRRPDLFAGGLLKPCRGILLFGPPGTGKTMLAKAIAKEANASFFNVSMSTITSKWFGEDEKNVRALFTLAAKVSPTIIFVDEVDSMLGQRSKGGEHEAMRKIKNEFMTHWDGLLTKPGERILVLAATNRPFDLDEAIIRRFERRIMVGLPCVENREKIMKALVSKESVDEGLNFKELATMTEGYSGSDLKNLCTTAAYRPVRELIKQERLKDMEKKKREDEGGEVETEEKRSITIRPLNMADFREARTQVAASFAAEGAIMSELKQWNSLYGEGGSRKKEQLTYFL, encoded by the exons ATGGAGCAGAAACATATTGTGATGTCAGCGGTGGGGATGGGAATAGGGGTCGGGGTTGGCCTCGGTTTGGCTTCTGGACAAACCCTAAGCAAATGGGTTGGTTCTGGTTCTACACCAAATTCAATTACACCGGAAAAGATGCAGCAGGAGATGTTTAGTCTGATTGTTGATGGTAGAGAAAGCAACGTCACGTTTGATTCATTTCCATACTACATCAA TGGTCATACGAGGATCTTGCTAACAAGTGCAGCCTATGTTCATTTGAAGAAATCTGATTTTTCGAAGCATACAAGGAATCTTGCACCTGCAAGTCGAACTATTTTGCTCTCTGGACCTACtg AACTTTACCATCAAATGCTTGCAAAGGCATTATCTCATTACTTTGAATCCAAACTGTTGTTGTTGGATGTTAACGATTTCGCATTAAAG ATGCAAAACAAATATGGAGCTTTCACCAAACCCTCT GGTCTGAAAAGGTCTATTTCAGAGGTAACCTTGGAGAAGATGTCAGGCTTGTTTGGATCAATTTCTATGCTTTCATCGGATCAAGAAGGCAAAT CTACTTTCAATAGGCAAAATACCAGCGTAGATATTGGATCAAG GGGAAGTGAAGCTTTTAGTGCAACAAGACATCGGAGAAACGCTTCCACTTCATCTGACTTGAGTGATCTAGGCTCCAGTAATACCAATCCAAATACAG CTTCTCTGAAAagaacaaataattcaatatttgatGAGAAGCTTCTGGTACACACACTTTACAAG ATTCTAGTTTCAGTGTCGAAAAAAGATCCAATTGTTCTGTATCTTAGGGATGTGGACAAGCTAGTATGTAGATCTCAGAGGCTTTACAACTTGTTCCAGAAAATGTTGGAGAAACTTTCAGGACCCGTACTGATCCTTGGTTCGCGAATTCAGGATTCAGCGAATGAATATAGAGAAATGGACGAGAGGATTACTTCTATCTTCCCTTATAATATTGAGATTAAGGCACCTGAAGATGAAACTCATCTTGTGAGCTGGAAGACACAGCTTCAAGAGGATATGAAGATGATCCAGTATCAGGACAACAAGAACCATATTGCTGAGGTCCTGTCGGCTAATGATCTTGATTGCGATGATTTGGGTTCAATCTGCTTGGCTGACACTATGGTTCTTGGTAACTATATCGAAGAAATCGTTGTGTCTGCAATCTCTTATCATTTGATGAAGAATAAAGATCCTCATTACAGAAATGGGAAGCTCGTTATTTCTTCAGACAG TTTGTCTCATGGACTAAGCATATTTCAAGAAGGGGAATTCTCCGGAAATGACACACTCAAGCTTGAAGCACAACAG GATGAAGCTGGAGGGGTGAATCCAGAACCGAAGAACACACCGAGTGAGATCAAAATTGAAACAGAAGTTCCAGTTGCAGTTGCAGCAAAAGATGGCGATAATTCGGTGTCAGCAGCTAAAGTCCCA GATATTCCGGACAATGAATTTGAGAAGAGGATTAGACCAGATGTGATACCCGCAAATGAGATAAATGTTTCATTCGAAGATATAGGTGCGATGGAAGAGATTAAAGAATCACTTCAAGAGCTAGTCATGTTACCTCTCCGAAGGCCAGACCTATTTGCAGGCGGTCTTCTAAAGCCATGCAGAGGAATACTGTTATTCGGCCCACCAGGAACCGGAAAGACTATGTTAGCCAAAGCCATTGCTAAAGAAGCCAATGCTAGCTTCTTTAACGTATCCATGTCTACAATCACATCTAAATGGTTTGGTGAAGACGAGAAGAATGTGCGAGCACTGTTTACACTTGCAGCCAAGGTCTCACCAACAATAATATTTGTGGATGAAGTCGATTCCATGCTTGGGCAGAGGTCTAAAGGAGGAGAACATGAAGCCATGAGGAAAATAAAGAACGAGTTCATGACTCATTGGGATGGGCTTTTGACGAAACCTGGCGAGAGGATTCTCGTGTTGGCAGCGACAAACAGGCCGTTTGATCTCGATGAGGCTATTATAAGACGTTTCGAGAGGAg GATTATGGTTGGACTACCATGTGTAGAGAACCGGGAGAAGATTATGAAGGCGTTGGTGTCGAAAGAAAGTGTTGATGAAGGATTAAACTTTAAGGAGCTTGCCACCATGACTGAAGGATATAGTGGAAGCGATCTGAAGAATCTTTGCACAACTGCTGCTTACAGACCAGTTCGAGAACTAATCAAGCAAGAGCGACTCAAGGATATG gagaaaaaaaagagagaagatGAAGGAGGAGAGGTGGAGACAGAAGAGAAGAGGTCGATCACGATCAGACCACTGAACATGGCGGATTTCAGGGAAGCGAGAACTCAg GTAGCAGCAAGTTTTGCTGCAGAAGGAGCAATAATGAGTGAGCTGAAACAATGGAATAGTCTATATGGAGAAGGAGGATCCAGGAAAAAGGAACAGCTTACTTACTTCCTCTGA
- the LOC124945188 gene encoding calcium-dependent protein kinase 1-like, with translation MGNRNGLPSVFHHRHTAGNPSSENKTHSTTHSTTTPSDHSQPPPTTAPPVRRAVSGTGKVLGREMEDVRASHTFGRELGRGQFGVTYLVTNKVTGEKLACKSIATRKLVNEDDREDVRREVQIMHHLTGHRNIVELKGAYEDRYSINLLMELCEGGELFDRIIAKGHYSERAATTLFRQIITIVHNCHSMGVIHRDLKPENFLLLNKAEDSPLKATDFGLSVFFKPGDVFKDLVGSAYYVAPEVLRRSYGHECDVWSAGVMLYILLSGVPPFWGENEQGIFDAILRGHLDFSSEPWPSISTSAKDLIKKMLQSDPKERISAIDVLHHPWMREDGDISDKPLDVAVLSRMKQFSAMNKLKKVALKVIAENLSEEEIVGLKEMFKSMDTDNNGTITFEELKVGLPKLGTILSESEVRQIMEAADVDGNGTIDYLEFISATMHMNRMEREDHLFKAFEYFDKDKSGYITNEELEHALIKYNMGDEKSVKEIIAEVDTDRDGRINYDEFVAMMRKGNPELGPNRRRR, from the exons ATGGGTAACAGGAACGGCTTGCCCTCCGTCTTTCACCACCGCCATACCGCCGGAAACCCTTCATCGGAAAACAAGACTCATAGCACTACTCACTCCACCACCACCCCTTCCGATCATTCACAGCCGCCGCCTACAACCGCGCCACCAGTTCGCCGTGCTGTTTCCGGCACTGGAAAGGTTCTCGGCCGTGAGATGGAGGATGTCCGTGCCTCCCACACCTTCGGCCGAGAGCTCGGACGAGGTCAATTCGGCGTGACTTATCTCGTGACTAATAAAGTCACAGGCGAGAAATTAGCCTGCAAGTCAATCGCCACTCGGAAGCTCGTTAATGAAGACGACAGAGAGGATGTACGCAGGGAAGTTCAGATCATGCATCACTTAACCGGACATCGGAATATCGTGGAGCTAAAGGGTGCGTACGAGGATCGTTACTCTATCAATTTACTTATGGAGCTCTGCGAAGGAGGTGAGTTGTTCGATCGGATTATTGCTAAAGGGCACTATTCTGAACGAGCCGCCACAACACTTTTCCGACAGATCATTACGATCGTACATAATTGTCATTCCATGGGCGTGATTCATAGAGATCTGAAACCAGAGAATTTCTTGCTCTTGAATAAAGCCGAGGATTCCCCTCTTAAAGCAACTGATTTTGGTCTTTCAGTGTTCTTCAAACCAG GTGATGTTTTTAAGGACCTTGTTGGAAGTGCTTATTATGTAGCTCCAGAGGTTTTGCGTCGTAGCTATGGTCACGAATGTGATGTCTGGAGCGCCGGTGTCATGTTGTACATTCTTCTTAGCGGGGTTCCTCCGTTTTGGGGAG AGAATGAACAGGGTATCTTTGATGCTATTTTGAGGGGACATCTTGATTTCTCAAGTGAACCATGGCCCTCTATATCAACTAGTGCAAAAGATCTTATTAAGAAGATGCTACAGTCTGATCCAAAGGAACGAATCTCTGCCATTGATGTTCTAC ATCATCCATGGATGAGAGAAGATGGTGATATATCAGATAAGCCGCTTGATGTGGCTGTGTTATCTAGAATGAAACAGTTTAGCGCGATGAACAAGCTGAAAAAAGTAGCTTTAAAGGTTATTGCAGAGAATCTATCTGAAGAAGAAATAGTTGGGTTGAAAGAAATGTTCAAATCTATGGACACAGATAATAATGGAACCATTACTTTTGAAGAGTTGAAAGTTGGTCTTCCTAAACTTGGAACTATTCTTTCCGAGTCTGAAGTTCGCCAGATTATGGAAGCTGCAGATGTAGATGGAAATGGAACCATCGATTATCTTGAATTTATCTCTGCTACTATGCATATGAATAGAATGGAAAGAGAGGATCATTTGTTCAAAGCCTTTGAATATTTTGACAAGGATAAGAGCGG GTATATTACGAATGAAGAACTGGAGCATGCTCTGATAAAATACAATATGGGTGATGAGAAATCGGTAAAGGAGATCATTGCAGAAGTTGATACAGACAGG GATGGAAGAATAAACTACGACGAGTTTGTCGCCATGATGAGAAAAGGAAACCCGGAGTTAGGCCCAAATAGACGTCGTAGATAA
- the LOC124945187 gene encoding uncharacterized protein LOC124945187: MDARRLNLGFAANPTQNSFMNVDNDGLRLGAGADQSTLLKLDSTGCSLPFFLSSRGMKRKRNLIDVSVGQDVGLCLGLGNNYSSSSDSKGGSSATAWSTLSSAKENEEESSMELDLDFSLHLGSSNNNNDNTTLSSAPKKTFMQPMVDLKLSLSTGTGVSHESDMSTMWTPQFLEGTVSSSQWKPESFLFNPPLLQPVSASVVVTKPPQSSISCTSGISQLQQTNQPPRSSNNNNSSSTKTCQFNGCGKGARGASGLCIAHGGGRRCQKAGCQKGAEGRTVFCKAHGGGRRCEFLGCTKSAEGRTDFCIAHGGGRRCSHESCTRAARGKSGLCIRHGGGKRCQKENCTKSAEGLSGLCISHGGGRRCQFMDCAKGAQGSTMFCKAHGGGKRCSLEGCTRGAEGSTPFCKGHGGGKRCTHVQCPKSVHGGTLFCVAHGGGKRCAVRECTKSARGRTEFCVRHGGGKRCKSEGCGKSAQGSTDFCKAHGGGKRCCWGQVGSGYGEGDAEGCVSFARNKAGLCASHGALVQDKRVHGGATLGSIMVQDSKTDNMNIWGKQAEVGGSSALVPEGRVHGGRLMALLSKNGSS, from the coding sequence ATGGATGCTAGACGTCTGAATTTAGGTTTTGCTGCAAACCCCACTCAAAATTCATTCATGAATGTGGACAATGATGGTCTCCGTTTAGGGGCTGGAGCTGATCAGTCAACCCTATTGAAGCTCGATTCAACAGGTTGTTCGCTTCCATTTTTTCTCTCCTCAAGAGGAATGAAACGAAAAAGGAACTTGATTGATGTATCGGTGGGACAGGATGTAGGATTATGCCTTGGACTGGGCAACAATTATTCTAGCTCTTCAGATAGTAAGGGCGGGAGTTCAGCAACTGCATGGTCTACCCTTTCTTCTGCAAAAGAAAACGAGGAAGAATCCTCAATGGAACTTGATCTTGATTTCTCTCTTCATCTAGGGagcagcaacaacaacaacgaCAACACCACATTATCCAGTGCTCCAAAAAAGACGTTTATGCAGCCAATGGTTGATCTCAAGTTAAGTCTCTCCACTGGCACTGGAGTGTCTCATGAATCTGATATGAGTACTATGTGGACCCCGCAATTCTTGGAAGGGACGGTTTCGTCGTCACAATGGAAACCCGAAAGCTTCTTGTTCAATCCTCCACTGCTTCAGCCTGTCTCAGCAAGCGTCGTTGTTACGAAACCACCGCAAAGCTCAATCTCCTGTACTTCCGGGATCTCACAACTTCAACAAACTAATCAGCCGCCGCGtagtagtaataataataatagcagTAGTACTAAGACATGTCAGTTCAACGGATGTGGAAAAGGAGCAAGAGGCGCCTCCGGTCTCTGCATTGCCCACGGTGGGGGCCGTAGGTGTCAGAAAGCCGGCTGTCAGAAAGGTGCTGAAGGCCGAACCGTCTTCTGCAAGGCCCATGGAGGCGGCAGGAGGTGCGAGTTCCTCGGCTGTACCAAAAGTGCGGAAGGCAGAACTGATTTCTGCATTGCCCACGGCGGCGGCAGAAGGTGCAGCCATGAGAGTTGCACTCGCGCCGCCCGAGGGAAATCCGGTCTATGCATCCGTCACGGGGGAGGGAAAAGATGCCAGAAGGAGAACTGCACTAAAAGTGCGGAAGGCCTCTCGGGTCTCTGCATATCGCACGGGGGAGGCCGTCGCTGTCAATTCATGGACTGCGCGAAAGGAGCTCAAGGCAGCACGATGTTCTGTAAGGCTCACGGCGGAGGGAAAAGATGCTCATTGGAAGGATGCACTCGGGGTGCGGAGGGCAGCACACCTTTCTGTAAAGGACATGGCGGAGGGAAAAGATGCACACACGTTCAGTGTCCTAAGAGCGTTCACGGAGGCACACTGTTTTGCGTTGCTCATGGTGGCGGGAAGAGGTGTGCGGTTCGCGAGTGTACAAAGAGTGCAAGGGGTCGGACAGAGTTTTGCGTTCGACACGGTGGAGGGAAACGTTGTAAGTCAGAAGGGTGCGGGAAGAGTGCGCAAGGGAGTACTGATTTCTGTAAGGCTCACGGTGGGGGTAAGAGGTGTTGTTGGGGACAGGTTGGGTCAGGATATGGGGAAGGAGATGCAGAAGGTTGTGTCTCGTTTGCTAGGAATAAGGCCGGTCTTTGTGCTTCTCACGGGGCTTTGGTGCAAGATAAGCGCGTTCACGGTGGGGCGACTCTCGGTTCTATTATGGTTCAGGATTCAAAAACCGACAACATGAATATTTGGGGAAAGCAGGCTGAAGTGGGTGGTTCGTCGGCTTTGGTTCCAGAAGGGAGGGTGCACGGGGGAAGGCTGATGGCGTTGCTGTCTAAGAATGGATCATCTTAG
- the LOC124910366 gene encoding disease resistance response protein 206-like, with translation MTKFLCTAFLLFLFMFLSVSFATTSPKAKPRSYEPCKRLVLYFHDVIYNGKNAMNATSTIVAGPENTNKTILAGNFHFGNIVVFDDPITLDNNFHSPPVGRAQGMYIYDTKNTFTSWLGFSFYLNSTDCHGTINFLGADPIMVKQRDISVVGGTGDFFMHRGIATIMTDAFEGEVYFRLQVDIKFYECWEN, from the coding sequence ATGACTAAATTTTTGTGCACCGCTTTTCTCCTCTTCTTATTCATGTTTTTATCGGTCTCCTTCGCTACAACATCGCCAAAAGCAAAACCCCGTAGCTACGAGCCATGCAAACGCTTGGTCTTATACTTCCATGATGTCATATACAACGGAAAGAATGCAATGAACGCGACCTCAACTATCGTGGCAGGCCCTGAAAACACCAACAAAACAATCTTGGCCGGAAATTTCCATTTTGGGAAtattgttgtttttgatgatcCTATTACTCTCGATAACAATTTCCATTCCCCACCTGTGGGGCGAGCTCAAGGAATGTATATTTACGACACTAAAAACACTTTCACATCTTGGTTAGGGTTTTCCTTTTATCTCAACTCAACGGATTGTCATGGCACAATTAACTTTTTGGGAGCAGACCCTATCATGGTGAAACAAAGAGATATATCTGTGGTGGGAGGTACTGGCGATTTCTTCATGCATCGAGGAATTGCCACCATCATGACGGATGCATTTGAAGGGGAGGTTTATTTTCGCCTTCAAGTCGATATCAAATTCTACGAGTGCTGggaaaattga
- the LOC124945797 gene encoding uncharacterized protein LOC124945797, producing the protein MDIGLSRLPMFEIGPCDSSYQMGFQIGQKFSNQIKSRIAADLILRNQLLPFAQSPISRPLIGALSDSNRKKFPSYWNELQGTADGSGVPMLHLLLLNFRKEILPFVPKSKLSDEIDSVDDCSDVLVVNDSMAVAAHNEDANVALIDHTYLIKSTLPSGLSFTAYTYAGELPSCAFGFNSHGLAFTLNSVPPLESEIDAGGIGRNFISRDLLEATSLEDALDRIHSSAASVGHSYNLIDVKTRRIVNVETSSRNRVSVHEIGAEPFFHANMYLHLKEVQQADDESSKRRQKRAAELSKRCKQDFLSILGDMNDAEYPIYMTGPVLYTLCTAVIDLDERTLSIIEGNPKNSNGRVSYVFSLLS; encoded by the exons atggATATCGGTCTAAGCCGCCTTCCAATGTTCGAAATCGGACCCTGCGATAGCAGCTACCAAATGGGTTTTCAAATTGGCCAGAAATTCTCAAACCAGATCAAAAGCAGAATCGCCGCCGACCTTATCCTCCGCAACCAGCTCCTCCCATTCGCCCAATCCCCCATTTCTCGTCCCCTCATCGGAGCACTCTCCGATTCCAACCGCAAAAAGTTCCCCTCTTACTGGAACGAACTCCAAGGCACTGCCGACGGTAGCGGCGTCCCCATGCTTCAT TTGCTGTTGCTTAACTTTAGAAAGGAGATACTCCCGTTTGTGCCAAAGTCGAAGCTTTCCGATGAAATTGATTCAGTCGATGACTGCTCCGATGTTCTTGTTGTTAACGATTCCATGGCTGTTGCAGCTCACAATGAAGATGCCAATGTTGCCTTGATTGATCACAC ATATCTGATAAAATCAACTCTTCCAAGTGGTTTGAGTTTCACTGCTTATACATACGCTGGAGAACTCCCAAGCTGTGCATTTGGTTTCAACAGCCATGGACTTGCATTCACCCTGAACTCAGTTCCTCCATTGGAATCAGAGATTGATGCAGGTGGGATTGGCAGGAATTTCATTTCCCGTGATCTTCTTGAAGCTACAAGCTTGGAGGACGCCTTAGAT AGGATTCATTCATCGGCAGCCTCTGTGGGGCACAGTTACAATCTGATCGATGTCAAAACAAGAAGGATTGTAAACGTGGAGACATCATCGAGAAACAGGGTGTCGGTTCATGAGATTGGAGCAGAGCCTTTCTTCCATGCAAATATGTATCTTCACCTTAAGGAGGTTCAGCAG GCTGATGATGAGAGCTCGAAGAGAAGACAAAAGAGAGCAGCAGAGCTATCAAAAAGATGCAAACAAGATTTTCTATCAATACTTGGAGACATGAATGATGCAGAATATCCAATCTACATGACTG GTCCAGTGCTTTACACATTATGTACAGCAGTCATAGATTTGGATGAAAGAACATTATCAATCATTGAAGGAAATCCTAAGAACAGCAATGGTCGAGTGTCATACGTTTTCTCTTTGTTGTCTTAg
- the LOC124910135 gene encoding uncharacterized protein LOC124910135 codes for MESKPTFFFFFSILHILSLAVASDHNSTTQLLDVLLQDRAFRAAQHRPMTGELFNISLPSILAGVRVSVVRLRSNTLWREGANFCDFVIPRRTLPFPYVRRILISFQDFGNRSSEFFKLNLTDFMLVSSVVSLRTYDATNFSNGPTKVGLDTMTQKIMVRLSGFKVSEDNNKKIKCAKFGSKGNIDLSDVGSGRECYGDGKDGYFCLVVPSKGTVDSGLWVVVGLVIGFAGLLLFGFCGLMVVWIVKVKKIHEMEKEADDGLVLRTVWIGGSKMPSAVNIRTHPILENAP; via the coding sequence ATGGAATCCAAAccaaccttcttcttcttcttctcaatcCTCCATATCTTGTCCTTGGCGGTCGCCTCTGATCATAACTCCACCACCCAACTCCTTGATGTTCTTCTCCAGGACAGGGCATTCAGGGCAGCTCAACACCGCCCCATGACAGGAGAGCTCTTCAATATCAGCCTCCCTTCCATCCTGGCCGGAGTGAGGGTATCCGTGGTTCGTCTTAGAAGCAATACATTGTGGCGTGAAGGGGCGAATTTTTGCGATTTCGTCATCCCAAGAAGGACTCTCCCTTTTCCATACGTCAGGAGAATCCTAATATCCTTCCAGGATTTCGGAAATAGATCATCCGAATTCTTCAAATTGAATTTGACTGATTTCATGTTGGTCTCATCCGTCGTAAGCCTCAGGACCTACGACGCGACCAATTTTAGTAATGGCCCGACCAAGGTGGGGCTCGACACCATGACCCAGAAGATTATGGTCCGGTTATCGGGCTTCAAGGTTTCAGAGGATAATAATAAGAAGATCAAATGTGCAAAATTTGGGTCGAAAGGGAATATTGATTTGAGTGATGTGGGCTCGGGAAGGGAGTGCTATGGTGATGGGAAAGATGGGTATTTTTGCCTTGTCGTACCTTCTAAAGGTACGGTGGATTCCGGGTTGTGGGTTGTTGTTGGGTTGGTGATTGGGTTTGCCGGGTTGCTGTTATTTGGCTTTTGCGGGTTGATGGTAGTTTGGATAGTGAAGGTAAAGAAAATACATGAGATGGAAAAGGAGGCTGATGATGGACTGGTACTAAGGACTGTTTGGATTGGTGGAAGCAAAATGCCATCTGCCGTGAATATAAGAACTCACCCTATTCTCGAAAATGCACCTTGA